The Chitinophagales bacterium genome contains the following window.
ATACCATCAAGGCTTTTTCCAAGAACATTAAGTTGCTCGGAACGATTTTTATTCGTTTGGTGAAAACCATTATCGCACCCCTGGTTTTCTCAACACTGGTGGTGGGTATTGCCAAGCTGGGCGATTTGAAAACAGTGGGACGTATTGGTGGTAAAGCCATGCTCTGGTTTATCTCTGCTTCATTGGTGAGTTTGTTACTGGGTATGGTCTTGGTGAATATTTTTCAGCCGGGCTCTTATATTGATTTGAGCCAGGGCGATCAGGCCGGATTAAAAGACCTGATGAGTAAGACCTCTGAATTTTCTTTGCAAAAGTTCGTGGAGCATGTGGTGCCTTCCAGTGCATTTGAAGCGATGGCTACCAATGAGATTCTACAGATTGTTGTGTTCTCTATTTTCTTTGGTGTGGCTGCTGCAGCTATGGGTGATAAAGCAGCGCCTGTGATCAAGGCCTTAGATATTGTGGCGCATATTGTGCTGAAGATCGTTGGCTATATCATGAATTTTGCTCCCTTCGGTGTATTCGGTACGCTGGCAGCAGTTGTTGCAGAAAAGGGCCTAGGCATTTTTAAATTCTACCTGGTTTATTACGGTTATTTTGTTTTAGGCATTGCACTGCTTTGGGTAATCCTCAGTGGCGTTGGCGTCATGATTCTAAAAGGACGTATGCGCGAGCTGTTTCGCAGAATTGGTAACCCCTTATTGATTGCATTTAGTACCACCAGTAGCGAAGCGGTGTTTCCAAAACTCACAGAAGAACTGGAAAGATTTGGTTGTAAGAACAAAATTGTTTCATTCGTATTGCCGCTTGGTTATTCTTTTAACCTGGATGGTAGTATGATGTATATGACTTTCGCCAGCTTGGCAATTGCCCAGGCTTATGGTATTCATCTGGATATTCCTACTCAGCTCACTATGCTATTGGTATTAATGCTAACGAGCAAGGGAATTGCCGGTGTACCCAGAGCATCTTTAATTATTGTATTGGCCACTTGCGCCATGTTTAAGATTCCACCCGAAGGGGTTGCCTTGATTTTACCGATTGATCATTTCTGTGATATGCTGCGCAGCGCCACCAATGTGTTGGGCAATGCACTGGCAACATCAGCAGTGAGTAAGTGGGAAGGTGAACTGGCTGATGGGGATACTTTAAATGCGTAATCATGTTGACATCGATTTTATTAGAATTTCATTGGTCGCAATTACTACAACCTCAGTTTTACATTGAGAATGGTGGTTTGTGGTTATTGTTGTTTGTGGTTTTTGCCGAAACAGGTTTGTTTGCCGGTTTCTTTTTGCCGGGCGATAGCTTGCTTTTTGTTGCAGGTATTTTCGCTACACAAATGGGTGAGGGCGCAAACGTAGAGCCCGGACTCGCTTATCAGTTTTTAAAACTGGTAGGACTTGGTGCAGTACGTAATGAGTGGCTCGACTTAATTGTATTGGTAGGATTAATTGCTACAGCCGGTATATTAGGCAATAGCGTAGGCTATTGGTTTGGTAGAAAAGTAGGCCCCTCCATCTATCATTGGAAAGATACTTTGCTCTTCAAGAAAA
Protein-coding sequences here:
- a CDS encoding dicarboxylate/amino acid:cation symporter, whose product is MEIAATAPKKNRLTLYIIIAMFLGIAVGYLVHEQASPDTIKAFSKNIKLLGTIFIRLVKTIIAPLVFSTLVVGIAKLGDLKTVGRIGGKAMLWFISASLVSLLLGMVLVNIFQPGSYIDLSQGDQAGLKDLMSKTSEFSLQKFVEHVVPSSAFEAMATNEILQIVVFSIFFGVAAAAMGDKAAPVIKALDIVAHIVLKIVGYIMNFAPFGVFGTLAAVVAEKGLGIFKFYLVYYGYFVLGIALLWVILSGVGVMILKGRMRELFRRIGNPLLIAFSTTSSEAVFPKLTEELERFGCKNKIVSFVLPLGYSFNLDGSMMYMTFASLAIAQAYGIHLDIPTQLTMLLVLMLTSKGIAGVPRASLIIVLATCAMFKIPPEGVALILPIDHFCDMLRSATNVLGNALATSAVSKWEGELADGDTLNA
- a CDS encoding VTT domain-containing protein is translated as MLTSILLEFHWSQLLQPQFYIENGGLWLLLFVVFAETGLFAGFFLPGDSLLFVAGIFATQMGEGANVEPGLAYQFLKLVGLGAVRNEWLDLIVLVGLIATAGILGNSVGYWFGRKVGPSIYHWKDTLLFKKKYLHQAHDFYEKHGAIAIVGARFLPLIRTFAPIIAGVVEMDRKKFMYYNIVGSFAWVTSMIFAGHFLQKWILAQFGFDLKSHLEVIVLGIVFVTTAPVLVKIIMPSKPKADTPKQS